From the Quadrisphaera sp. RL12-1S genome, one window contains:
- a CDS encoding ABC transporter substrate-binding protein, producing MAPTLSRRQLLGLGGGAAAALALSACGGGSSGSGSGGSGGTDLTWQMWSASTAEVDAWKKVADIAGKASGSTIAFQTAAWNDYWTKLTSQAASGQTADIVSVQSLRAPQFAQLFTDLTPKLSAMGVTESDFDSSILDALKVDGKLLALPYDFGPLVVFYNKTAFQQAGLPMPAIGWTQDDFLAAAKKLTSGNTYGFFAGAVPDSVIPWAMSQHGVQAVTSDGKLDIDTSEWRDTLTWYRSLITTEKVASPLPSAGSQAASTNQFLAGNAAMNIDGPWSLINAKATAKFEVGIAPMPVGGSGSKTVTAGSGFGVSAKAKNQDLAAKATAGLVNVESETYLGQSGRAFPARTAQQSAWYEGNKLQDAQEVMDAMIKAAEGYRTTAKWTQVNNEWNKYAVPCFNGDSDVDSFIQQVMAQA from the coding sequence ATGGCACCCACCCTCTCGCGCCGGCAGCTGCTCGGCCTCGGTGGCGGCGCTGCCGCCGCGCTCGCCCTGTCCGCCTGCGGCGGCGGTTCGTCCGGCTCCGGCTCGGGCGGTTCGGGCGGCACCGACCTGACCTGGCAGATGTGGAGCGCCTCCACCGCCGAGGTGGACGCCTGGAAGAAGGTCGCCGACATCGCCGGCAAGGCCTCCGGCTCCACCATCGCCTTCCAGACCGCCGCCTGGAACGACTACTGGACCAAGCTGACCTCGCAGGCCGCCAGCGGCCAGACCGCTGACATCGTCAGCGTGCAGTCGCTGCGCGCCCCGCAGTTCGCCCAGCTGTTCACCGACCTCACCCCGAAGCTGTCGGCGATGGGCGTCACCGAGTCCGACTTCGACTCCAGCATCCTGGACGCCCTCAAGGTGGACGGGAAGCTGCTGGCGCTGCCCTACGACTTCGGCCCCCTGGTGGTCTTCTACAACAAGACCGCCTTCCAGCAGGCGGGGCTGCCGATGCCCGCCATCGGGTGGACCCAGGACGACTTCCTGGCCGCGGCCAAGAAGCTGACCAGCGGCAACACCTACGGCTTCTTCGCCGGCGCCGTGCCGGACAGCGTCATCCCGTGGGCCATGAGCCAGCACGGGGTGCAGGCCGTCACCTCCGACGGCAAGCTCGACATCGACACCAGCGAGTGGCGCGACACGCTCACCTGGTACCGGAGCCTCATCACCACCGAGAAGGTCGCCTCACCGCTGCCCTCGGCCGGCTCCCAGGCCGCCTCCACCAACCAGTTCCTCGCCGGCAACGCCGCCATGAACATCGACGGGCCCTGGAGCCTCATCAACGCCAAGGCGACGGCGAAGTTCGAGGTGGGCATCGCCCCGATGCCCGTCGGTGGGAGCGGCTCCAAGACCGTCACCGCCGGCTCCGGCTTCGGCGTCTCCGCGAAGGCGAAGAACCAGGACCTGGCCGCCAAGGCCACGGCGGGCCTGGTCAACGTGGAGTCCGAGACCTACCTGGGCCAGTCCGGGCGCGCCTTCCCGGCCCGCACCGCCCAGCAGAGCGCCTGGTACGAGGGCAACAAGCTCCAGGACGCCCAGGAGGTCATGGACGCCATGATCAAGGCCGCTGAGGGGTACCGCACCACCGCCAAGTGGACCCAGGTCAACAACGAGTGGAACAAGTACGCCGTGCCGTGCTTCAACGGCGACTCGGACGTCGACTCCTTCATCCAGCAGGTCATGGCCCAGGCCTGA
- a CDS encoding alpha-L-fucosidase, whose product MTTDRSWVPEPVEVPDTQAALAAVREVIDAGPFTDTWESLAAYEVPDWFRDAKFGIFMHWGAYSVPAFGNEWYPRRMYQQGTPEHAHHREVHGDHAEVGYKDFLPRFTMDAFDPAGMAQLFRRAGAQFVVPVAEHHDGFPMYDEPRTRWNATKVGPKRDVLGDVLGACDDQWIVRGASSHRAEHWFFFHPGRAFASDVRDDAEFADLYGPAMPQATGPTEAYLEDWLLRTVRIIDGYRPQVLWFDWWIEHPAFEPYRRMLAAYYYNRAAQWGRGVVVQYKWEAFRPGTAVLDVERGGMADVQERPWQNDTSVSRTSWGWIEGHEWKSPVDLVGELVDVVAKNGCLLLNIGPKPDGTIPPEEAALLEGLGAWLTLNGEAVYGTRPWRVPGEGPTAVPEGSFTDAASLPFTSADLRFTQREEVGQTSLYAMGMVRPEDGVVRIRSLGGASSLAVRDLGDVTLLGHAGALEVRRTDDALEVVLPSPLPAAVEAVPGFALKLVLPDPAAPAPRALLLPEGEGGG is encoded by the coding sequence ATGACCACCGACCGCAGCTGGGTCCCCGAGCCCGTCGAGGTCCCCGACACGCAGGCGGCGCTGGCCGCGGTGCGGGAGGTGATCGACGCCGGTCCGTTCACCGACACCTGGGAGTCGCTGGCCGCCTACGAGGTGCCGGACTGGTTCCGCGACGCCAAGTTCGGGATCTTCATGCACTGGGGCGCGTACTCGGTGCCCGCCTTCGGCAACGAGTGGTACCCGCGGCGCATGTACCAGCAGGGCACGCCCGAGCACGCCCACCACCGCGAGGTCCACGGCGACCACGCCGAGGTCGGGTACAAGGACTTCCTGCCCCGCTTCACCATGGACGCCTTCGACCCGGCGGGCATGGCGCAGCTGTTCCGGCGGGCGGGCGCGCAGTTCGTGGTCCCGGTGGCCGAGCACCACGACGGCTTCCCGATGTACGACGAGCCGCGCACCCGGTGGAACGCCACGAAGGTGGGGCCGAAGCGCGACGTGCTGGGCGACGTCCTGGGCGCGTGCGACGACCAGTGGATCGTCCGCGGAGCCTCCAGCCACCGCGCGGAGCACTGGTTCTTCTTCCACCCGGGGCGCGCGTTCGCCTCCGACGTCCGCGACGACGCCGAGTTCGCCGACCTGTACGGCCCGGCGATGCCGCAGGCCACCGGGCCCACCGAGGCCTACCTCGAGGACTGGCTGCTGCGCACGGTGCGGATCATCGACGGCTACCGGCCGCAGGTGCTGTGGTTCGACTGGTGGATCGAGCACCCGGCGTTCGAGCCGTACCGGCGGATGCTCGCGGCGTACTACTACAACCGCGCAGCGCAGTGGGGCCGCGGTGTGGTGGTCCAGTACAAGTGGGAGGCGTTCAGGCCGGGCACCGCGGTGCTCGACGTGGAGCGCGGCGGCATGGCCGACGTGCAGGAGCGCCCCTGGCAGAACGACACCTCGGTCTCGCGCACCTCGTGGGGGTGGATCGAGGGCCACGAGTGGAAGAGCCCCGTCGACCTGGTGGGCGAGCTCGTCGACGTCGTCGCCAAGAACGGCTGCCTGCTCCTCAACATCGGGCCCAAGCCCGACGGCACCATCCCGCCGGAGGAGGCGGCGCTGCTGGAGGGCCTGGGCGCGTGGCTGACGCTCAACGGCGAGGCCGTGTACGGCACCCGCCCGTGGCGCGTGCCCGGCGAGGGGCCGACGGCGGTGCCGGAGGGCTCCTTCACCGATGCCGCCTCGCTGCCGTTCACCTCCGCGGACCTGCGCTTCACCCAGCGCGAGGAGGTGGGCCAGACGTCGCTGTACGCCATGGGCATGGTGCGCCCCGAGGACGGCGTGGTCCGGATCCGCTCCCTGGGCGGGGCGTCGTCGCTGGCCGTGCGCGACCTGGGGGACGTCACGCTGCTGGGACACGCGGGGGCGCTGGAGGTGCGCCGCACCGACGACGCCCTCGAGGTGGTGCTGCCCTCGCCCCTGCCGGCGGCGGTGGAGGCGGTCCCGGGCTTCGCGCTGAAGCTCGTGCTGCCCGACCCTGCGGCCCCGGCGCCCCGCGCCCTGCTGCTGCCGGAGGGCGAGGGCGGCGGCTGA
- a CDS encoding alpha-L-fucosidase, with protein MFSDDARTELYQRFERPVPAWFSEAKLGIFIHWGAYSVPAWAEPIGELGTIERTTWMKHNPYAEWYYNTIRIEGSPAAEHHRETYGGAPYDDFLDAWKAEEFDPDAWASLFARAGARYVVPTTKHHDGICLWDAPGTPRNTVARGPQRDLVGDLAAATRRAGMRFGTYYSGGLDWDVADFGPITSDIGEEKRPQDEGYTAYANAHVRDLITRYAPDLLWGDINWPDAGKPDGPLSFAHVLDEYYAAVPDGVVNDRFGQTHWDFRTSEYQQGRDLESGAWENCRGIGYSFGYNQVEGPEHHLTGPQAVKHLLDVVARGGNLLLDVGPTASGQVPELQRRCLEGLADWMSVNGAAVHGTTTVDASVARPSGHQGHDDDGSGATWVRWTRAGDVVHAVVDASGEVALPLTAAAVDTSSARLLDGTPVTVREGSGDGASVVVDVPRTAAQHGPAVVAFDLTTDRGARA; from the coding sequence GTGTTCTCCGACGACGCCCGCACGGAGCTCTACCAGCGCTTCGAGCGGCCCGTTCCCGCCTGGTTCTCCGAGGCCAAGCTCGGCATCTTCATCCACTGGGGCGCCTACTCGGTGCCCGCCTGGGCCGAGCCCATCGGCGAGCTGGGCACCATCGAGCGCACCACCTGGATGAAGCACAACCCGTACGCCGAGTGGTACTACAACACCATCCGCATCGAGGGCTCCCCCGCGGCGGAGCACCACCGCGAGACCTACGGCGGCGCCCCCTACGACGACTTCCTCGACGCCTGGAAGGCCGAGGAGTTCGACCCCGACGCGTGGGCCTCGCTGTTCGCCCGCGCCGGCGCGCGGTACGTGGTGCCCACCACCAAGCACCACGACGGCATCTGCCTGTGGGACGCCCCCGGCACCCCCCGCAACACCGTGGCACGCGGCCCGCAGCGCGACCTGGTCGGAGACCTCGCCGCCGCCACGCGCCGCGCCGGGATGCGCTTCGGCACCTACTACTCCGGCGGTCTCGACTGGGACGTGGCCGACTTCGGTCCGATCACCTCCGACATCGGCGAGGAGAAGCGGCCCCAGGACGAGGGGTACACGGCCTACGCCAACGCCCACGTGCGCGACCTCATCACCCGCTACGCCCCCGACCTGCTGTGGGGTGACATCAACTGGCCCGACGCGGGCAAGCCCGACGGGCCGCTGTCCTTCGCCCACGTGCTGGACGAGTACTACGCGGCCGTGCCCGACGGCGTGGTCAACGACAGGTTCGGGCAGACCCACTGGGACTTCCGCACCAGCGAGTACCAGCAGGGCCGCGACCTGGAGTCCGGCGCGTGGGAGAACTGCCGCGGCATCGGCTACTCCTTCGGCTACAACCAGGTCGAGGGGCCCGAGCACCACCTCACCGGCCCGCAGGCCGTGAAGCACCTGCTCGACGTCGTCGCCCGCGGGGGCAACCTGCTGCTGGACGTCGGGCCCACAGCGTCGGGGCAGGTCCCCGAGCTGCAGCGCCGCTGCCTGGAGGGGCTGGCGGACTGGATGTCCGTGAACGGCGCGGCGGTCCACGGCACCACGACGGTCGACGCCTCCGTCGCACGCCCCAGCGGGCACCAGGGCCACGACGACGACGGCAGCGGCGCGACGTGGGTGCGCTGGACGCGCGCCGGCGACGTCGTCCACGCCGTGGTCGACGCCTCCGGGGAGGTGGCGCTGCCGCTCACCGCCGCCGCCGTGGACACCTCCAGCGCCCGCCTGCTCGACGGCACGCCCGTGACGGTGCGCGAGGGCTCCGGTGACGGCGCCTCCGTCGTCGTCGACGTCCCCCGGACCGCCGCGCAGCACGGACCCGCCGTCGTCGCCTTCGACCTGACCACCGACCGAGGAGCACGCGCATGA
- a CDS encoding alpha-N-arabinofuranosidase — MSATPSTSASTTVEGVIDLDLPGHTISRHVYGHFAEHLGRCIYGGFYVGEDSDLPNEGGIRLDVVEALRALDIPNLRWPGGCFADDYHWKDGIGPREQRPRMVNSHWGDVVEDNSFGTHEFMHLCELLGTEPYISANVGSGTVAESSDWVQYLTRADDSPMAALRRANGRDEPWKVTYWGLGNEPWGCGGNMSAEAYAALARQFATYSRDMGDNKLYRIAAGATNADYRWTEVLMKALGRALGDGEVLGHGNSSFQAISFHCYTVAGPWEHKGSATEFDTDEYYATMAQAQRVEAVLAGHAKVMDAYDPDKRVGLVLDEWGTWFDVEPGTNPGFLYQQNALRDALVASVHFDGFHRHADRLVMANIAQTVNVLQAMILTDEETGALVLTPSYHVFEMNKAHQDAAHLPVHLRGAVPSRTVADVVGIGGHALDRSSVDLTTVSVSASTSGGAALVSLTNLDAEAPVTVRLDLRGAAVGEPTARLLTADALQAHNTPQQGDAVAPRAFDGATVSDGVLTVELPPHSFATVSLPLV; from the coding sequence GTGAGCGCCACCCCCAGCACGTCCGCGTCCACCACCGTCGAGGGCGTCATCGACCTCGACCTGCCGGGCCACACCATCAGCCGGCACGTCTACGGCCACTTCGCCGAGCACCTGGGGCGCTGCATCTACGGCGGCTTCTACGTGGGGGAGGACTCCGACCTCCCCAACGAGGGCGGCATCCGCCTCGACGTGGTGGAGGCGCTGCGCGCGCTCGACATCCCCAACCTGCGCTGGCCGGGCGGCTGCTTCGCCGACGACTACCACTGGAAGGACGGCATCGGCCCGCGCGAGCAGCGCCCGCGCATGGTCAACAGCCACTGGGGCGACGTGGTGGAGGACAACTCCTTCGGCACCCACGAGTTCATGCACCTGTGCGAGCTGCTCGGCACCGAGCCGTACATCTCCGCCAACGTCGGCTCCGGCACCGTAGCCGAGTCCAGCGACTGGGTGCAGTACCTCACCCGCGCCGACGACTCGCCGATGGCGGCGCTGCGCCGCGCCAACGGCCGCGACGAGCCGTGGAAGGTCACCTACTGGGGCCTGGGCAACGAGCCGTGGGGCTGCGGCGGCAACATGAGCGCGGAGGCCTACGCCGCGCTGGCCCGCCAGTTCGCGACGTACAGCCGCGACATGGGGGACAACAAGCTCTACCGGATCGCCGCCGGGGCCACCAACGCCGACTACCGCTGGACCGAGGTGCTCATGAAGGCCCTCGGCCGGGCCCTCGGCGACGGCGAGGTGCTCGGGCACGGCAACTCCAGCTTCCAGGCGATCTCCTTCCACTGCTACACGGTGGCCGGCCCCTGGGAGCACAAGGGCAGCGCCACCGAGTTCGACACCGACGAGTACTACGCGACGATGGCGCAGGCCCAGCGCGTGGAGGCCGTGCTGGCGGGGCACGCGAAGGTCATGGACGCGTACGACCCCGACAAGCGCGTCGGCCTGGTGCTGGACGAGTGGGGCACGTGGTTCGACGTCGAGCCGGGCACCAACCCGGGCTTCCTGTACCAGCAGAACGCCCTGCGCGACGCGCTCGTGGCGTCGGTCCACTTCGACGGCTTCCACCGCCACGCGGACCGCCTGGTGATGGCGAACATCGCGCAGACGGTCAACGTGCTGCAGGCGATGATCCTCACCGACGAGGAGACCGGGGCGCTGGTGCTCACGCCGAGCTACCACGTCTTCGAGATGAACAAGGCCCACCAGGACGCCGCGCACCTGCCGGTGCACCTGCGCGGCGCGGTGCCCAGCCGCACGGTCGCCGACGTCGTCGGCATCGGTGGCCACGCCCTCGACCGCAGCTCCGTCGACCTGACCACGGTGTCGGTCTCCGCGAGCACCTCCGGCGGCGCGGCGCTGGTCTCGCTGACCAACCTCGACGCCGAGGCGCCCGTCACGGTCCGGCTGGACCTGCGCGGTGCCGCGGTGGGGGAGCCGACGGCCCGTCTGCTCACCGCGGACGCACTGCAGGCGCACAACACGCCCCAGCAGGGCGACGCCGTGGCGCCGCGGGCCTTCGACGGCGCGACGGTCTCGGACGGGGTGCTCACCGTCGAGCTGCCGCCGCACTCCTTCGCGACCGTCTCCCTGCCCCTGGTCTGA
- a CDS encoding carbohydrate ABC transporter permease: MALTGAVRVTDATDPTASPAPPRGTRRGDGRAASAFLLPGAIGFVAFTAFPIVASLVMSFFDWPVLGDPSFVGFQNFVELFTTDPVFKTALLNTAVFVLLYVPINIVVSMGLAVWISPRIIGRRYYRVLFFVPAVTPMVGNAVVFGLLYTPRGLIDSTFQTLFGVSAPNFLGSSSWALPAVVLMSVWQGFGYNLLVFSAALDAVPPSLTEAAAIDGAGPVRQFFSVVLPLMSPSLFFATVLTLISSFQVFVQPYILTGGGPGNSTTTLVMYLYQSGFQNFRLGFASAIAWVLFVIIMALTAIQFLGQKKWVHYDQ, from the coding sequence ATGGCGCTGACCGGCGCCGTCCGCGTCACCGACGCCACCGACCCGACAGCGTCCCCCGCGCCGCCGCGAGGGACGAGGCGGGGCGACGGTCGAGCCGCCTCGGCCTTCCTGCTGCCGGGCGCGATCGGGTTCGTCGCCTTCACGGCGTTCCCGATCGTCGCCTCGCTGGTGATGAGCTTCTTCGACTGGCCCGTGCTGGGAGACCCCAGCTTCGTCGGCTTCCAGAACTTCGTCGAGCTCTTCACCACCGACCCGGTCTTCAAGACCGCGCTGCTCAACACGGCCGTGTTCGTGCTGCTCTACGTGCCGATCAACATCGTGGTGTCGATGGGCCTGGCGGTCTGGATCTCGCCGCGCATCATCGGTCGGCGGTACTACCGCGTGCTGTTCTTCGTGCCCGCGGTGACCCCGATGGTGGGCAACGCGGTGGTCTTCGGGCTGCTGTACACCCCGCGCGGGCTCATCGACAGCACCTTCCAGACCCTCTTCGGGGTCAGCGCGCCGAACTTCCTGGGGTCGAGCTCGTGGGCGCTGCCCGCCGTCGTCCTCATGTCGGTCTGGCAGGGCTTCGGGTACAACCTCCTCGTCTTCTCCGCCGCGCTGGACGCGGTGCCGCCCTCGCTCACCGAGGCGGCCGCCATCGACGGCGCCGGCCCGGTGCGGCAGTTCTTCTCGGTGGTGCTGCCGCTGATGAGCCCGTCCCTGTTCTTCGCGACCGTGCTGACGCTCATCAGCTCGTTCCAGGTCTTCGTGCAGCCCTACATCCTCACCGGCGGGGGTCCGGGCAACAGCACCACCACGCTGGTCATGTACCTGTACCAGTCCGGCTTCCAGAACTTCCGGCTCGGGTTCGCGTCAGCGATCGCGTGGGTGCTGTTCGTGATCATCATGGCGCTCACGGCGATCCAGTTCCTCGGCCAGAAGAAGTGGGTGCACTATGACCAGTGA
- a CDS encoding enolase C-terminal domain-like protein: MPSDPLPAAARFTALEVHDVRFPTSEHLDGSDAMNPEPDYSAAYAVLHTDAGDGHEGHALAFTTGRGNDIQSAAIRALEQWVVGRRVDEVLGDLGAFSREMVHEPQLRWLGPEKGVVQMAVGAVLNAAWDLRAKRAGQPLWQHLAHLDVEELLDLVDFRWLTDAMTRAEAKAVLDRALPGRAEREALLLEQGYPAYTTTPGWLGYSDDKLERLAHEAVADGFTQIKLKVGADLTDDVRRMKVARAAVGDDIRIAVDANQRWDVGQAIAWMHALAPYDPYWIEEPTSPDDVLGHATVRRAVHPTKVATGEHVANRVVFKQLLQLRAVDVVQIDAARVAGVNENLAILLMAAHHGVPVCPHAGGVGLCEMVQHLSMLDFVSVSGTWTDRVVEHVDHLHEHFVTPVRLERGRYRAPLAPGGGGQMHAASVADYTFPGGPQWRARGAR; this comes from the coding sequence GTGCCGTCCGACCCGCTCCCCGCCGCCGCGCGGTTCACCGCGCTCGAGGTCCACGACGTGCGCTTCCCCACCTCCGAGCACCTCGACGGCTCGGACGCGATGAACCCCGAGCCCGACTACTCTGCCGCCTACGCGGTGCTGCACACCGACGCCGGTGACGGGCACGAGGGCCACGCGCTGGCCTTCACCACCGGCCGCGGGAACGACATCCAGTCCGCCGCCATCAGGGCGCTCGAGCAGTGGGTGGTCGGCCGCCGCGTCGACGAGGTGCTCGGCGACCTGGGCGCCTTCTCCCGCGAGATGGTCCACGAGCCGCAGCTGCGCTGGCTCGGGCCCGAGAAGGGCGTCGTGCAGATGGCGGTGGGCGCCGTCCTCAACGCCGCCTGGGACCTGCGCGCCAAGCGGGCCGGCCAGCCGCTGTGGCAGCACCTGGCCCACCTCGACGTCGAGGAGCTGCTGGACCTCGTCGACTTCCGCTGGCTGACGGACGCCATGACGCGCGCCGAGGCGAAGGCGGTGCTGGACCGCGCCCTGCCGGGCCGCGCCGAGCGCGAGGCGCTCCTGCTGGAGCAGGGCTACCCCGCGTACACCACCACCCCGGGCTGGCTGGGGTACTCCGACGACAAGCTGGAGCGCCTGGCCCACGAGGCCGTCGCGGACGGGTTCACCCAGATCAAGCTCAAGGTGGGCGCCGACCTCACCGACGACGTGCGCCGCATGAAGGTGGCCCGCGCCGCCGTCGGCGACGACATCCGCATCGCCGTGGACGCCAACCAGCGCTGGGACGTGGGGCAGGCCATCGCCTGGATGCACGCCCTGGCCCCCTACGACCCGTACTGGATCGAGGAGCCGACCAGCCCGGACGACGTGCTGGGCCACGCCACGGTGCGGCGGGCGGTGCACCCGACCAAGGTGGCCACCGGCGAGCACGTCGCCAACCGCGTGGTCTTCAAGCAGCTGCTGCAGCTGCGCGCGGTGGACGTGGTCCAGATCGACGCCGCCCGCGTGGCCGGGGTCAACGAGAACCTCGCGATCCTGCTCATGGCCGCCCACCACGGCGTCCCCGTCTGCCCGCACGCGGGCGGGGTCGGGCTGTGCGAGATGGTCCAGCACCTGTCGATGCTCGACTTCGTGTCCGTCTCCGGCACCTGGACCGACCGCGTGGTGGAGCACGTCGACCACCTGCACGAGCACTTCGTCACGCCCGTCCGCCTGGAGCGCGGGCGCTACCGCGCTCCGCTGGCCCCCGGTGGCGGCGGGCAGATGCACGCCGCCTCGGTGGCGGACTACACCTTCCCCGGCGGCCCCCAGTGGAGGGCGCGTGGCGCCCGCTGA
- a CDS encoding carbohydrate ABC transporter permease has translation MTSEALGSRRDALSASDTTGSAGGSAAAGGTGGVVTQRRRKGPPVVSQLLLTLALLLFLAPLAWMVLSSLKSAGEIFTTPPKLFGESLLFSNYSDALDFLPFGRFMINTAFVAVTGTVITLVTSALSAYAFARLRFKGRDSLFLVYLGTLMVPQEVVVVPMFLIMNQLGWINTFQALILPWAFTAFGTFLLRQFFLTIPKELEESARIDGAGHWRILTQIIVPIAAPAFAVLAVFTFITYWNSFLWPLIVTNDVSTTTVPLGLNLFLGQNGQAWNLLMAAATISMAPTALLVLLLQRYLVKGIALSGLGGR, from the coding sequence ATGACCAGTGAGGCCCTCGGGTCCCGGCGCGACGCCCTGTCGGCGTCCGACACCACCGGCTCCGCCGGGGGGTCCGCAGCCGCCGGCGGGACCGGCGGGGTGGTCACGCAGCGGCGCCGCAAGGGCCCGCCGGTGGTCTCCCAGCTGCTGCTGACCCTGGCGCTGCTGCTGTTCTTGGCGCCGCTGGCGTGGATGGTGCTGTCCAGCCTCAAGAGCGCCGGGGAGATCTTCACCACGCCCCCGAAGCTGTTCGGGGAGAGCCTGCTCTTCAGCAACTACAGCGACGCTCTCGACTTCCTGCCGTTCGGCCGGTTCATGATCAACACGGCCTTCGTGGCCGTCACGGGCACCGTCATCACGCTGGTGACCTCGGCACTGTCGGCCTACGCCTTCGCCCGCCTCCGGTTCAAGGGGCGCGACTCGCTCTTCCTCGTCTACCTGGGCACGCTCATGGTGCCGCAGGAGGTCGTCGTCGTCCCGATGTTCCTGATCATGAACCAGCTGGGGTGGATCAACACCTTCCAGGCGCTGATCCTCCCCTGGGCGTTCACCGCTTTCGGCACGTTCCTGCTGCGCCAGTTCTTCCTCACCATCCCCAAGGAGCTGGAGGAGTCGGCGCGCATCGACGGCGCCGGGCACTGGCGCATCCTCACGCAGATCATCGTGCCGATCGCCGCACCGGCGTTCGCGGTGCTCGCCGTGTTCACGTTCATCACCTACTGGAACAGCTTCCTGTGGCCGCTGATCGTCACCAACGACGTCAGCACCACCACGGTGCCGTTGGGCCTGAACCTCTTCCTCGGCCAGAACGGGCAGGCCTGGAACCTGCTCATGGCCGCGGCCACCATCTCCATGGCCCCCACGGCCCTGCTGGTGCTGCTGCTGCAGCGCTACCTCGTCAAGGGCATCGCCCTGTCGGGGCTCGGCGGCCGCTGA
- a CDS encoding FadR/GntR family transcriptional regulator has translation MAAPLTEAAIEKVRDLIRSGDLGPGQRLPAEAALSAQLGVSRSSLREAVRALATAGVLDVRRGDGTFVTALRPEQLFTGIGEAVDLMRDESLLELMECRRVVEPQVTALAATRCEDEDLAEIHRHLELMEAASDEQDLIAHDADFHAAIAAASGNAALAAILRGISGVTLRARVWRALTEADSSRHTIDEHRAIYDAVRDGDAPRAEAAALLHVANVETWMRRTLAPQHPRNP, from the coding sequence GTGGCAGCTCCGCTCACGGAGGCCGCGATCGAGAAGGTGCGCGACCTCATCCGCAGCGGCGACCTGGGCCCCGGCCAGCGGCTGCCCGCGGAGGCGGCGCTCTCGGCCCAGCTCGGGGTGAGCCGGTCCAGCCTGCGCGAGGCCGTGCGGGCACTGGCCACGGCCGGGGTGCTGGACGTCAGGCGCGGCGACGGCACGTTCGTCACGGCGCTGCGGCCGGAGCAGCTGTTCACCGGCATCGGCGAGGCCGTCGACCTCATGCGCGACGAGTCGCTGCTGGAGCTCATGGAGTGCCGTCGCGTCGTGGAACCGCAGGTCACAGCCCTGGCCGCGACGCGCTGCGAGGACGAGGACCTCGCCGAGATCCACCGGCACCTCGAGCTCATGGAGGCGGCCAGCGACGAGCAGGACCTCATCGCGCACGACGCCGACTTCCACGCGGCCATCGCCGCGGCCAGCGGCAACGCAGCCCTCGCCGCCATCCTGCGGGGCATCTCCGGGGTGACCCTGCGCGCCCGGGTGTGGCGCGCCCTCACCGAGGCGGACTCCTCGCGCCACACCATCGACGAGCACCGGGCCATCTACGACGCCGTGCGCGACGGCGACGCGCCGCGCGCGGAGGCGGCGGCGCTGCTGCACGTGGCGAACGTCGAGACGTGGATGCGGCGCACCCTCGCGCCACAACACCCGCGAAACCCTTGA
- a CDS encoding LacI family DNA-binding transcriptional regulator codes for MTTMRDVAAAAGVSPMTVSNVLAGRSNVSEETRRRVLDVVERTGYRVNTAAQSLRRGRTGIVGLAVPEVHSHYFGLLAARLIARLAPEGLRVVVEQTGASREGELAAITASRVSAYDGLVLSAVGLDPDDVLAIAGDLPVVVLGERQDVRRFDHVEMANTEGAAAATRLLLDRGCRHLVALGMPDLTSLDSLHLPDDDARPRPQGPGHHGDAFRLRALGVRDAVAAVPGARAVAVHGGASTLASGAALTREALVREPRLDGLVCATDTLAIGALRALADAGRRVPDDVLVAGFDDVADGAFTVPSLTTVTPGHDVMVEETARLLLRRIADPTAAPERFVSPFAVVERESTRRTPGPGGHGS; via the coding sequence ATGACGACGATGCGCGACGTCGCGGCGGCGGCCGGCGTCTCGCCCATGACCGTCTCCAACGTGCTCGCCGGCCGCAGCAACGTCAGCGAGGAGACGCGCCGCCGCGTGCTCGACGTCGTCGAGCGCACCGGGTACCGCGTCAACACCGCGGCGCAGAGCCTGCGGCGCGGCCGCACGGGCATCGTGGGGCTCGCCGTGCCCGAGGTCCACAGCCACTACTTCGGCCTGCTGGCCGCGCGCCTCATCGCCCGCCTCGCCCCCGAGGGCCTGCGGGTGGTGGTCGAGCAGACCGGCGCCAGCCGCGAGGGCGAGCTGGCGGCCATCACCGCCTCGCGGGTCAGCGCCTACGACGGCCTGGTGCTCTCGGCGGTCGGCCTCGACCCCGACGACGTGCTGGCCATCGCCGGGGACCTGCCCGTCGTCGTCCTCGGCGAACGGCAGGACGTCCGCCGCTTCGACCACGTGGAGATGGCCAACACCGAGGGCGCCGCCGCGGCGACCCGTCTGCTGCTGGACCGGGGCTGCCGCCACCTGGTGGCCCTCGGGATGCCGGACCTCACCTCCCTGGACTCCCTGCACCTCCCGGACGACGACGCGCGGCCGCGCCCGCAGGGCCCCGGCCACCACGGTGACGCCTTCCGGCTGCGGGCGCTGGGGGTGAGGGACGCCGTGGCGGCGGTCCCGGGCGCCCGCGCCGTGGCCGTGCACGGCGGAGCGAGCACGCTGGCCAGCGGCGCGGCGCTCACGCGGGAGGCGCTGGTCCGGGAGCCGCGGCTGGACGGCCTCGTCTGCGCCACCGACACCCTGGCCATCGGGGCGCTGCGCGCCCTGGCGGACGCGGGCCGGCGCGTGCCGGACGACGTGCTGGTGGCCGGGTTCGACGACGTCGCCGACGGCGCCTTCACGGTGCCGTCCCTGACCACGGTCACCCCCGGGCACGACGTCATGGTCGAGGAGACCGCGCGCCTGCTGCTGCGCCGCATCGCCGACCCCACCGCCGCGCCGGAGCGCTTCGTGAGCCCGTTCGCGGTGGTGGAACGGGAGTCGACCCGCCGCACGCCGGGCCCCGGAGGCCACGGCAGCTGA